Proteins encoded by one window of Sediminicoccus rosea:
- the hemN gene encoding oxygen-independent coproporphyrinogen III oxidase: protein MDTLARPAPPVALTANLPRYTSYPTAPHFGPMEEGLYREWLAAMPPGSALSLYVHIPFCHELCWYCGCHTSVTRNDARVARYAAALETEAGTLARALPADGIVQHLHLGGGTPSALGGPRLTKLMGRLRALFPFAPQAELSVELDPRTLTQEVVDALATAGFNRASLGLQDANAEVQERMGRVQPAEMVAAAVTRLRNAGISRINLDMMYGLPGQDRDHVRATAALAAELGADRVAVFGYAHVPWMKPSQKAIRPEDLPGPEARLEQAECAAEALRAAGFVSIGLDHFARPGDSMARASKDGRLRRNFQGYTTDQADHLLGLGASSIGATPRGYAQNIPDERGYVAAVEAGRLPIARGLTLTAEDVVRRTAIERVMCDLALDLDALPAAVLATARPALEALEAQGMVRLSGAWLTVPEESRPYLRHVAACFDAYLGQGKGRHSAAV from the coding sequence ATGGACACCCTCGCCCGCCCCGCCCCCCCTGTCGCCCTCACGGCGAACCTGCCGCGCTACACCAGCTACCCGACCGCGCCGCATTTCGGGCCGATGGAGGAGGGTCTCTACCGCGAATGGCTCGCCGCCATGCCGCCCGGCTCGGCCCTCTCGCTCTACGTGCACATCCCCTTCTGCCATGAGCTCTGCTGGTATTGCGGCTGCCACACTTCGGTGACGCGCAATGATGCGCGCGTCGCGCGCTATGCCGCCGCGCTGGAGACGGAGGCCGGCACGCTGGCCCGCGCGCTGCCCGCCGATGGCATCGTGCAGCACCTGCACCTGGGCGGCGGCACGCCGAGCGCGCTGGGCGGCCCGCGGCTGACGAAGCTCATGGGCCGGCTGCGCGCCCTCTTCCCCTTCGCGCCCCAGGCCGAGCTCTCCGTCGAGCTGGACCCGCGCACATTGACACAGGAGGTGGTGGACGCGCTGGCCACGGCCGGCTTCAACCGCGCCTCGCTCGGCCTGCAGGACGCCAATGCCGAGGTGCAGGAGCGAATGGGCCGCGTCCAGCCGGCCGAGATGGTGGCCGCCGCCGTCACGCGGCTGCGCAACGCCGGCATCAGCCGCATCAACCTCGACATGATGTACGGCCTGCCCGGCCAGGATCGCGACCATGTGCGCGCGACCGCGGCCTTGGCGGCCGAGTTGGGCGCCGACCGCGTGGCGGTCTTCGGCTACGCCCATGTGCCCTGGATGAAGCCCTCGCAGAAGGCGATCCGCCCGGAGGATCTGCCCGGGCCCGAGGCGCGGCTGGAGCAGGCGGAATGCGCGGCGGAAGCGCTGCGCGCGGCGGGCTTCGTCAGCATCGGCCTCGATCATTTCGCGCGGCCCGGGGATTCCATGGCCCGCGCCAGCAAGGACGGCCGGCTGCGCCGCAACTTCCAGGGCTACACGACCGACCAGGCGGATCACCTGCTGGGCCTCGGCGCCTCCTCCATTGGTGCCACGCCGCGCGGTTATGCGCAGAACATTCCCGATGAGCGCGGCTATGTCGCGGCGGTGGAGGCCGGGCGCCTGCCCATCGCGCGCGGCCTGACGCTGACGGCGGAGGATGTGGTGCGCCGCACCGCCATAGAGCGCGTGATGTGCGACCTCGCCCTCGACCTCGATGCCCTGCCAGCCGCCGTGCTGGCCACCGCGCGGCCGGCGCTGGAGGCGCTGGAGGCGCAGGGCATGGTGCGCCTCAGCGGCGCCTGGCTGACCGTGCCCGAGGAATCACGCCCCTATCTGCGCCATGTGGCGGCCTGCTTCGATGCCTATCTGGGCCAGGGCAAGGGGCGGCACAGCGCGGCGGTGTAA
- a CDS encoding MBL fold metallo-hydrolase has translation MPLKASIIPVTPFQQNCVLVWDDQSMQGTVIDPGGDVARIEAEIAARGVTLTQILLTHGHIDHAGGADELREKTGIAVTGPHRADAILLDHLEQQGRAYDIRGARNLVPDRWLEEGESITIGGETFDVLHCPGHSPGSLVYVSKDLRVAFVGDVLFQGSIGRTDFPYGDHDALITAITTKLLPLGDDIAFVCGHGPGSDFGTERRSNPFLQG, from the coding sequence ATGCCGCTCAAGGCCAGCATCATCCCCGTGACGCCCTTCCAGCAGAATTGCGTGCTGGTCTGGGATGACCAGAGCATGCAGGGCACGGTGATCGACCCCGGGGGCGATGTGGCGCGGATCGAGGCGGAGATCGCCGCCCGCGGCGTCACGCTTACGCAGATCCTGCTGACGCATGGCCATATCGACCATGCCGGCGGCGCGGATGAGCTGCGCGAGAAGACGGGCATCGCCGTGACCGGCCCGCACCGCGCCGATGCCATCCTGCTCGACCACCTGGAGCAGCAGGGCCGCGCCTATGACATCCGCGGCGCGCGCAACCTCGTGCCCGACCGCTGGCTGGAGGAGGGCGAGAGCATCACCATCGGCGGCGAGACCTTCGACGTGCTGCATTGCCCCGGCCATTCGCCGGGGAGCCTCGTCTATGTCAGCAAGGATCTGCGCGTGGCCTTCGTGGGCGATGTGCTGTTCCAGGGCTCGATCGGCCGCACCGACTTCCCCTATGGCGACCATGACGCGCTGATCACCGCGATCACGACGAAGCTGCTGCCGCTGGGCGATGACATCGCCTTCGTCTGCGGCCACGGCCCGGGTTCGGATTTCGGGACGGAGCGGCGCTCCAATCCCTTCCTCCAGGGTTAG
- a CDS encoding ATP-binding protein, translating into MKRLWPGSLAGRTALVLILGLMVVQAVGLTIHAFDRVELQRAAEARETALRSFALWRALVTAPPERRPAILAEAELPATLIATYDAHSTLPPGLPHVPLPLAHWFRLDGAPPPPPPRPPGGRPDGEGPPRPPPPGLRLDGGGLPPPPRRFRPIEVHSGALGRSSFAVSMRFADQGWLNLTIRMPPPRPWHSDNFLVAFLAMSLAAALMTWWAVRRLTRPVTDLAAAAERLGRGVNAPPLPENGPREVATAAAAFNTMASNIRRFVADRTQMLAAISHDLRTPITRLRLRAEFLEDDDQRAKMLADLAEMEAMIAATLTFARDDAANEPAGAVDLASLARTVLDEAVDMSPDHAGRIAYAGPEHLVLQLRPVAMKRALANLVGNALKYGDAARLTLEQRDHGAVLILDDDGPGIPEAEQEAVFQPFRRVEASRNRETGGTGLGLTIARSILRAHGGDVTLSNREGGGLRVVARLPG; encoded by the coding sequence ATGAAGAGGCTCTGGCCGGGCAGCCTGGCCGGCCGCACCGCGCTGGTCCTGATCCTCGGGCTGATGGTGGTGCAGGCGGTGGGTCTGACCATCCATGCCTTCGACCGGGTGGAACTCCAGCGCGCGGCCGAGGCGCGGGAGACCGCACTGCGCAGCTTCGCGCTGTGGCGCGCGCTGGTGACCGCACCGCCCGAACGCCGGCCCGCCATCCTCGCCGAGGCCGAGCTGCCCGCCACGCTCATCGCCACCTATGACGCCCATTCCACCCTGCCGCCGGGCCTGCCGCATGTGCCGCTGCCGCTGGCGCATTGGTTCCGCCTGGATGGCGCGCCCCCACCCCCCCCGCCGCGGCCACCGGGTGGCCGCCCCGATGGGGAGGGGCCGCCGCGGCCGCCACCGCCGGGGCTTCGGCTGGATGGCGGCGGGCTGCCGCCACCGCCGCGCCGCTTCCGGCCCATCGAGGTGCATTCGGGCGCGCTGGGGCGCAGCAGCTTCGCCGTCTCCATGCGCTTCGCGGACCAAGGCTGGCTGAACCTCACCATCCGGATGCCGCCGCCGCGCCCCTGGCATTCTGATAACTTCCTCGTCGCCTTCCTCGCCATGTCGCTCGCCGCCGCGCTGATGACCTGGTGGGCGGTGCGGCGCCTGACGCGCCCGGTGACGGACCTCGCCGCCGCGGCCGAGCGGCTGGGGCGGGGCGTGAACGCGCCGCCCCTGCCGGAGAATGGCCCGCGCGAGGTGGCGACCGCGGCCGCCGCCTTCAACACCATGGCGAGCAACATCCGCCGCTTCGTGGCCGACCGGACGCAGATGCTGGCCGCCATCAGCCATGACCTCCGCACGCCCATCACGCGCCTCAGGCTGCGCGCCGAATTCCTGGAGGATGACGACCAGCGCGCGAAGATGCTGGCCGACCTCGCGGAGATGGAGGCGATGATCGCCGCCACGCTGACCTTCGCGCGCGACGACGCGGCGAACGAGCCGGCCGGCGCGGTGGACCTCGCGAGCCTCGCGCGCACGGTGCTGGACGAGGCGGTGGACATGTCGCCCGACCATGCGGGACGCATCGCCTATGCGGGGCCGGAGCACCTGGTGCTGCAGCTGCGCCCGGTGGCGATGAAGCGCGCGCTGGCGAACCTCGTCGGCAATGCGCTGAAGTATGGCGATGCGGCGCGGCTCACGCTGGAGCAGCGCGACCATGGCGCGGTGCTGATCCTGGATGATGACGGCCCCGGCATCCCCGAGGCGGAGCAGGAGGCGGTGTTCCAGCCCTTCCGCCGCGTCGAGGCCAGCCGCAACCGCGAGACGGGCGGCACCGGCCTCGGCCTCACCATCGCGCGCAGCATCCTGCGCGCGCATGGCGGCGACGTGACGCTCTCCAACCGCGAAGGCGGCGGGCTGCGGGTGGTGGCCAGGCTGCCCGGGTAG
- a CDS encoding response regulator, whose amino-acid sequence MEPAPHILVLDDDREIRELLGKFLEKQGLRVTLARDARELRKVWPLARYSLVVLDLMLPGESGLDVARWLRGQSNIPIVMLTAMGEETDRIVGLELGADDYMAKPFNPRELLARIRAVLRRAEGAQAQAQNSEDASAQIRFAGWLLEPARRRLINPQGAEVPLTGGEYELLTTLLERPNRVLTRDMLMDLLHNRQPGPFDRAIDVAVSRLRRKLEDDGRNPSVIKTVRGGGYVLSATVERGPPAEQTAERAAE is encoded by the coding sequence ATGGAACCCGCCCCGCATATCCTTGTCCTCGACGACGACCGTGAGATCCGTGAGCTTCTCGGGAAATTCCTCGAGAAGCAGGGCCTGCGCGTCACCCTCGCGCGGGACGCGCGGGAGCTGCGGAAGGTCTGGCCGCTGGCGCGCTACAGCCTGGTCGTGCTGGACCTCATGCTGCCGGGCGAATCCGGCCTCGATGTCGCGCGCTGGCTGCGCGGGCAGTCCAACATCCCCATCGTCATGCTGACGGCGATGGGCGAGGAGACGGATCGCATCGTGGGCCTCGAGCTTGGCGCCGATGACTACATGGCCAAGCCCTTCAACCCGCGCGAGCTGCTGGCCCGCATCCGCGCCGTGCTGCGCCGCGCCGAGGGCGCCCAGGCGCAGGCCCAGAACAGCGAGGATGCCAGCGCGCAGATCCGTTTCGCCGGCTGGCTGCTGGAGCCCGCGCGCCGCCGCCTGATCAACCCGCAGGGTGCGGAAGTCCCGCTGACCGGCGGGGAATACGAGCTGCTGACGACGCTGCTGGAACGCCCCAACCGCGTGCTGACGCGCGACATGCTGATGGACCTGCTGCACAACCGGCAGCCTGGGCCCTTCGACCGCGCCATCGACGTCGCCGTCTCGCGCCTCAGGCGCAAGCTGGAGGATGACGGGCGCAACCCCTCGGTCATCAAGACGGTGCGCGGCGGGGGCTATGTCCTCTCGGCGACGGTCGAGCGTGGCCCGCCCGCGGAGCAGACGGCCGAGCGCGCCGCCGAATGA
- a CDS encoding SDR family NAD(P)-dependent oxidoreductase: protein MDLQLQGKVALVTGASAGLGRAIAKELAAEGCRLAILARRRPLLETLAAELPASAEPLILEQDFTAKDAGERIRDAMQARFGRCDILVNNAGSSRPQEGLGSDEAWMDAMEINFHAGRRITHALVPMMQAQKFGRIINLTGQDEAWMINAANAPNGAVHIWAKALSRTLGRDGITVNSIPPGRIRSEQIDQRILPTEEARRAWAESQVPVGYIGEARDLAVLATFLASPLAHYITGQVIHVDGGTRRFPH from the coding sequence GTGGATCTTCAATTGCAGGGCAAGGTGGCGCTGGTCACGGGGGCTTCGGCCGGTCTAGGCCGCGCCATCGCGAAGGAGCTGGCGGCCGAGGGTTGCCGCCTCGCCATCCTGGCGCGCCGCCGCCCGCTGCTGGAGACGCTCGCCGCCGAGCTGCCGGCGAGTGCCGAGCCGCTCATCCTCGAGCAGGACTTCACCGCGAAGGATGCGGGCGAGCGCATCCGCGATGCGATGCAGGCGCGCTTCGGCCGCTGCGACATCCTGGTGAACAATGCCGGCTCCTCCCGCCCGCAGGAGGGGCTGGGCAGCGACGAGGCCTGGATGGATGCGATGGAGATCAACTTCCACGCGGGCCGCCGCATCACCCATGCCCTGGTGCCGATGATGCAGGCGCAGAAATTCGGCCGGATCATCAACCTCACCGGCCAGGACGAGGCCTGGATGATCAATGCCGCCAACGCGCCCAATGGCGCGGTCCATATCTGGGCCAAGGCGCTGAGCCGCACCCTGGGGCGGGACGGCATCACGGTGAACTCCATCCCGCCCGGCCGCATCCGCTCCGAGCAGATCGACCAGCGCATCCTGCCGACCGAGGAGGCGCGCCGCGCCTGGGCCGAGAGCCAGGTGCCGGTGGGCTATATCGGCGAGGCGCGGGACCTGGCCGTGCTCGCCACCTTCCTCGCCTCGCCGCTCGCGCACTACATCACGGGGCAGGTGATCCATGTGGATGGCGGGACGCGGCGGTTTCCGCATTGA
- a CDS encoding tripartite tricarboxylate transporter permease: MELLLTNLAHGFGVALSLQNISFALLGALIGTAIGVLPGIGPVATISLLLPITFGLPATTAIIMLAGIFYGAQYGGSTTAILLNLPGEVSSVVTTLEGYKMARNGRAGAALATAALGSFFAGSVATILVAASGPLLTQVALSFGPADYFSLMLLGLIIACVLAQGSIIKAVGMVVLGVALGLVGTDVQTGQQRFTFGIPELSDGIGFVPIAMGMFGIAEIVLNLERPESRSVLSSKVGSLWLTKEEFKRATPSVLRGTVVGSFLGILPGGGASLAAFGSYMMERKMSKGRHMFGQGAIEGVAGPEAANNAAAQTSFIPLLTLGIPSNAVMALMVGALIIQGIQPGPRMVEAQPDLFWGLIASMWIGNLMLLVINLPMIGMWVKLLQVPYRFLYPSILVFCCIGVYSLNNNVFDVYMTVLFTVFGYMCNKLKLEPAPLLIGFVLGPMMEEHLRRAMLLSRGDWAVFIQRPISATMLGIAAFALALMLMPNIRKGKDKALAE; the protein is encoded by the coding sequence ATGGAACTGCTTTTGACCAACCTCGCGCATGGCTTCGGCGTTGCGCTCTCCTTGCAGAACATCAGCTTCGCCCTGCTGGGCGCGCTGATCGGCACCGCGATCGGCGTGCTGCCGGGCATCGGCCCGGTGGCGACGATCTCGCTGCTGCTGCCCATCACCTTCGGGCTTCCTGCGACCACCGCCATCATCATGCTGGCGGGCATCTTCTACGGCGCGCAGTATGGTGGCTCGACCACGGCCATCCTGCTGAACCTGCCGGGTGAGGTGTCGTCGGTGGTGACGACGCTCGAAGGCTACAAGATGGCGCGCAACGGGCGCGCGGGGGCGGCACTCGCCACCGCGGCACTCGGCTCCTTCTTCGCCGGCTCCGTCGCGACCATCCTGGTCGCTGCCTCCGGCCCGCTGCTGACGCAGGTGGCCTTGAGCTTCGGACCGGCCGACTACTTCTCACTCATGCTACTAGGCCTGATCATCGCCTGCGTTCTCGCGCAGGGCTCGATCATCAAGGCGGTGGGCATGGTGGTGCTGGGCGTGGCCCTCGGCCTGGTGGGCACCGACGTGCAGACCGGCCAGCAGCGCTTCACCTTCGGCATTCCTGAACTCTCGGACGGCATCGGCTTCGTGCCCATCGCCATGGGCATGTTCGGCATCGCCGAGATCGTGCTGAACCTGGAGCGCCCGGAATCGCGCTCGGTGCTCAGCTCCAAGGTGGGCTCGCTCTGGCTGACCAAGGAGGAGTTCAAGCGCGCGACGCCGTCGGTGCTGCGCGGCACGGTCGTCGGCTCCTTCCTCGGCATCCTGCCGGGTGGTGGCGCCTCGCTCGCGGCCTTCGGCTCCTACATGATGGAGCGGAAGATGTCGAAGGGCCGGCACATGTTCGGCCAGGGCGCCATCGAGGGCGTGGCCGGTCCGGAAGCGGCCAACAACGCCGCGGCGCAGACCAGCTTCATCCCGCTGCTGACGCTGGGCATCCCCTCCAACGCCGTGATGGCGCTGATGGTGGGCGCGCTGATCATCCAGGGCATCCAGCCCGGCCCCCGCATGGTGGAAGCGCAGCCCGACCTGTTCTGGGGCCTGATCGCCTCGATGTGGATCGGCAACCTCATGCTGCTGGTCATCAACCTGCCGATGATCGGCATGTGGGTGAAGCTGCTGCAGGTGCCCTACCGCTTCCTGTATCCCTCGATCCTGGTGTTCTGCTGCATCGGCGTCTACTCGCTGAACAACAACGTGTTCGACGTGTACATGACCGTGCTGTTCACCGTGTTCGGCTACATGTGCAACAAGCTGAAGCTGGAGCCCGCGCCCCTGCTGATCGGCTTCGTGCTCGGCCCGATGATGGAGGAACACCTGCGCCGCGCCATGCTGCTCTCGCGCGGCGACTGGGCGGTCTTCATCCAGCGCCCGATCTCGGCGACCATGCTCGGCATCGCCGCCTTCGCGCTGGCGCTCATGCTCATGCCGAACATCCGCAAGGGCAAGGACAAGGCTCTGGCCGAGTAA
- a CDS encoding Bug family tripartite tricarboxylate transporter substrate binding protein → MSGKLTRRHALMAASLSPTLAAPPSLAQSSATQAWPAQPIRLIVPFAPGGTTDLIARLVATPLQERLGQPIIIENRPGAGATVGSLLAAQAAPDGYTLVLSNIASHGISPTLYPNMRYDAVRDFSHIALLTLNPSVFVANPRAGISNMADFARIHRASPRGLDMASSGAGSSNHLLIVRMGQILGREINHIPFRGAGPAMTAVIGGQVPLMSDSLPSAASHIRQGSVRAVAMSSAERHPSFPDVPTLREQGYDLVTSSWFGLSGPARMPQPVVERLSREVRAILATAEVRARFAEIGGTPGEFSPEEYAAFVTAEVASWAVLVRESGAQPD, encoded by the coding sequence ATGTCCGGGAAGCTGACGCGCCGCCATGCGCTGATGGCCGCGAGCCTGTCGCCGACGCTGGCGGCGCCGCCTTCGCTTGCCCAGTCTTCGGCCACGCAGGCCTGGCCCGCCCAGCCCATCCGCCTCATCGTCCCCTTCGCGCCCGGCGGGACGACCGACCTCATCGCGCGGTTGGTGGCGACACCGCTGCAGGAGCGCCTGGGCCAGCCCATCATCATCGAGAACCGGCCCGGCGCGGGGGCGACGGTGGGCAGCCTGCTGGCGGCACAGGCCGCACCCGATGGCTACACGCTCGTGCTCTCGAACATCGCGAGCCACGGCATCTCGCCCACGCTCTATCCGAACATGCGCTACGATGCGGTGCGTGACTTCAGCCATATCGCGCTGCTGACGCTCAACCCCTCGGTCTTCGTCGCGAATCCGCGCGCGGGCATTTCCAACATGGCGGATTTCGCGCGCATCCACCGCGCCAGCCCGCGCGGGCTGGACATGGCGAGCAGCGGCGCGGGCAGCTCCAACCACCTGCTCATCGTCCGCATGGGTCAGATCCTGGGGCGCGAGATCAACCACATCCCCTTCCGTGGCGCGGGCCCGGCAATGACGGCGGTGATCGGCGGCCAGGTGCCGCTGATGAGCGACAGCCTGCCCTCCGCCGCCTCGCATATCCGCCAGGGCAGCGTGCGCGCGGTGGCGATGAGCAGCGCCGAGCGCCATCCCTCCTTCCCCGATGTGCCGACGCTGCGCGAGCAGGGCTACGATCTGGTCACCAGTTCCTGGTTCGGACTTTCGGGGCCCGCGCGGATGCCGCAACCCGTGGTTGAGCGCCTCTCGCGCGAGGTGCGCGCGATCCTCGCGACGGCGGAGGTCCGCGCGCGGTTTGCTGAAATCGGCGGCACGCCGGGGGAATTCTCGCCTGAGGAATATGCGGCCTTTGTCACCGCCGAGGTCGCGAGCTGGGCCGTGCTGGTTCGCGAAAGTGGCGCGCAACCTGACTGA
- a CDS encoding M20 metallopeptidase family protein yields the protein MPQRSEAPNMLTNDPATRIREQAAALEPRLIELRRDIHSHPELAFEEVRTAGIVAAELTRMGIAHRTGVGRTGVVGIIEGARPGPTLGLRADMDALPIHEETGQPFASKLDGKMHACGHDIHIVTLLGAAEILNGLRENLAGRIVLIFQPAEEVLEGAPAMIADGAADGLDMAIGFHNHPDKPVGSFGFVRGPSLAASDRFDIILRGKSGHAAHPYAAVDPIVGAAHLITQLQTVVAREQKPLHPCVVTVGMFQAGTTYNIIPERVHLKGTVRTLHAEARDVAENAIRRLVEHTAAAMRMEATITYRRMVASLVNDDRVLEPAIASVRAHFGEVVSEGVPSMGAEDFSAFAERVPAFHLGVGAGAPGRDDKLHNANYQPDERCIALGVQALSRIAVDMLS from the coding sequence ATGCCGCAACGCAGCGAGGCCCCGAACATGCTCACCAATGATCCCGCCACCCGCATCCGCGAACAGGCCGCAGCCCTGGAGCCCCGCCTGATCGAGCTGCGGCGCGACATCCACAGCCATCCCGAACTCGCCTTCGAGGAGGTCCGCACCGCCGGCATCGTTGCTGCCGAACTCACGCGCATGGGCATCGCGCACCGCACCGGCGTGGGGCGCACCGGCGTTGTCGGCATCATCGAGGGCGCGCGGCCCGGCCCCACGCTCGGCCTGCGCGCCGACATGGACGCGCTGCCGATCCATGAGGAGACCGGCCAGCCCTTCGCCAGCAAGCTCGACGGGAAGATGCACGCCTGCGGGCATGACATCCACATCGTCACCCTGCTGGGCGCGGCCGAGATCCTGAACGGGCTGCGCGAGAATCTCGCCGGCCGCATCGTGCTGATCTTCCAGCCGGCGGAGGAGGTGCTGGAAGGCGCGCCGGCCATGATCGCCGATGGCGCGGCGGATGGCCTCGACATGGCGATCGGCTTCCACAACCACCCGGACAAGCCGGTCGGCAGCTTCGGCTTCGTGCGCGGCCCCTCGCTCGCCGCCTCCGACCGCTTCGACATCATCCTGCGCGGCAAGTCCGGCCATGCGGCGCACCCCTATGCGGCGGTGGACCCGATCGTGGGCGCGGCCCATCTCATCACCCAGTTGCAGACGGTGGTGGCGCGCGAGCAGAAGCCGCTGCATCCCTGCGTCGTCACCGTCGGCATGTTCCAGGCCGGCACGACCTACAACATCATTCCCGAACGCGTTCACCTGAAGGGCACGGTCCGCACCCTGCATGCCGAGGCGCGCGACGTGGCGGAAAACGCGATCCGCCGCCTCGTCGAGCACACCGCCGCCGCGATGCGGATGGAGGCCACCATCACCTATCGCCGCATGGTGGCGAGCCTGGTGAATGACGACCGCGTGCTGGAGCCCGCCATCGCCAGCGTGCGCGCCCATTTCGGCGAGGTGGTGAGCGAGGGCGTGCCCTCCATGGGGGCCGAGGATTTCTCGGCCTTCGCCGAGCGCGTGCCCGCCTTCCACCTCGGCGTCGGCGCCGGCGCGCCGGGCCGCGACGACAAGCTGCACAATGCCAACTACCAGCCGGATGAGCGCTGCATCGCGCTCGGCGTGCAGGCGCTCTCCCGCATCGCGGTGGACATGCTCTCGTGA
- a CDS encoding creatininase family protein has translation MRIAELSAPEVAARIAEGCAVLLPMGSTETHGPALPMGDYLFAEGIAMHIARSAGDVLVAPPLAFGGADFFRGVPGGVALSTPTLTALVTEILVALHEGGARRILIINGHGGNIPAIEDAQRALRHRHGAIIPVLHLWKSAGAWQTELGGSPDALGHGGDPVASVGMHLRPDLCQPALLRPRAAPEPFLGLPVSGFGTIRAPAGDAGVDFGVPIELPEIAPGGVQAKDPSGANPELGARIVARHVAAATALLAAMKAPA, from the coding sequence GTGAGGATCGCGGAGCTTTCCGCCCCCGAGGTCGCGGCGCGGATCGCCGAGGGCTGCGCGGTGCTGCTGCCCATGGGCAGCACGGAGACGCATGGACCGGCCCTGCCGATGGGCGACTATCTCTTCGCCGAGGGCATCGCGATGCACATCGCGCGCTCCGCGGGCGATGTGCTCGTGGCGCCGCCGCTGGCCTTCGGCGGCGCGGATTTCTTCCGCGGCGTGCCGGGCGGCGTGGCGCTGAGCACGCCCACCCTCACCGCGCTGGTCACCGAGATCCTGGTGGCGCTGCATGAGGGCGGCGCGCGGCGCATCCTGATCATCAACGGGCATGGCGGAAACATCCCCGCGATCGAGGACGCGCAGCGCGCGCTGCGCCACCGCCATGGCGCCATCATCCCCGTGCTGCACCTCTGGAAATCCGCCGGCGCCTGGCAAACGGAGCTGGGCGGATCGCCCGATGCGCTGGGCCATGGCGGCGATCCGGTGGCCTCGGTGGGCATGCATCTGCGGCCCGATCTCTGCCAGCCGGCGCTGCTGCGCCCGCGCGCCGCGCCCGAGCCTTTCCTCGGCCTGCCGGTCAGCGGCTTCGGCACCATCCGCGCCCCGGCGGGGGATGCGGGCGTGGATTTCGGCGTGCCCATCGAATTGCCGGAGATCGCACCCGGCGGCGTCCAGGCGAAGGATCCCTCGGGCGCCAATCCGGAGCTGGGCGCGCGCATCGTGGCGCGCCATGTCGCCGCCGCCACCGCGCTGCTCGCCGCCATGAAGGCCCCCGCATGA
- a CDS encoding ketopantoate reductase family protein — MKVTIFGAGAIGSHVAARLASRGRSEVSVIARGPQLEAIRARGITVEAPDATFTAHPRAEQDPAALGPQDAVIVTVKAPAVTGVAEAIGPLLGPETPVVFVINGIPWWWGENLTSLDPGGVARARIGLPRTIGGVVWSACTVTEPGVVRVQSAANRVIFGELDNRMSPRLQALADALEGPGMGGVATTDIRTAIWTKLLNNLTNGPICLLTRQDMKTTFSDPAVLAAAKAVMHEGLAIAAALGHPVPGDPEAQILRSVALAHKPSILQDLEAGRSLEFEALLSVPLQLAREAGVATPTFELLVSLARQAARFG; from the coding sequence ATGAAGGTCACGATCTTCGGCGCCGGCGCCATCGGCAGCCATGTCGCCGCGCGCCTCGCTTCGCGCGGGCGGTCCGAGGTCAGCGTCATCGCGCGCGGTCCGCAGCTGGAGGCGATCCGCGCGCGCGGCATCACCGTCGAGGCGCCGGACGCCACCTTCACCGCGCATCCCCGGGCCGAGCAGGACCCCGCCGCGCTCGGCCCGCAGGATGCGGTGATCGTTACCGTGAAGGCGCCCGCCGTGACCGGCGTGGCGGAGGCCATCGGCCCGCTGCTGGGGCCCGAGACGCCGGTCGTCTTCGTCATCAACGGCATCCCCTGGTGGTGGGGCGAGAACCTCACGAGCCTCGATCCCGGCGGTGTGGCGCGGGCGCGCATCGGCCTGCCGCGCACCATCGGCGGCGTGGTCTGGTCCGCCTGCACCGTGACGGAACCCGGCGTGGTGCGGGTGCAGAGTGCCGCCAACCGCGTGATCTTCGGCGAGCTGGACAACCGCATGTCCCCGCGCCTCCAGGCGCTGGCGGACGCGCTGGAAGGCCCCGGCATGGGCGGCGTCGCCACCACCGACATCCGCACGGCGATCTGGACCAAGCTGCTCAACAACCTGACCAACGGCCCGATCTGCCTGCTGACGCGGCAGGACATGAAGACCACCTTCAGCGACCCGGCGGTGCTCGCCGCCGCCAAGGCCGTGATGCATGAGGGGCTGGCCATCGCCGCAGCCCTCGGCCACCCGGTGCCGGGCGACCCGGAGGCGCAGATCCTCCGCTCGGTCGCGCTCGCGCACAAACCCTCGATCCTGCAGGATCTGGAAGCCGGGCGGAGCCTGGAATTCGAGGCGCTGCTCAGCGTCCCGCTGCAATTGGCGCGCGAGGCGGGGGTTGCGACCCCCACCTTCGAATTGCTGGTCTCCCTCGCGCGCCAGGCGGCGCGCTTCGGGTGA